The Lycium barbarum isolate Lr01 chromosome 10, ASM1917538v2, whole genome shotgun sequence genome includes a region encoding these proteins:
- the LOC132615928 gene encoding cyclin-D4-1-like produces MAEKSNECVASNLLLCRETKNLCFDDLDDSLVNNDDQKNQENSKVLSFNDYGGRSMALIEESFCFMVEKEKDFLPKDDYLKRLRTGDLDLNLRREALNWIWKAHVHYGFGELSFCLSINYLDRFLSLYELPRGKTWTIQLLAVACLSLAVKMEEIDVPLTVDLQVGEPKFLFEGKTIQRMELLVLSTLRWRMQAYTPCTFIDYFMKKMNLDEIPSRQLVPRPIQLILRTIKGIDFLEFRPSEIAAAVAISVSGERSQAIDIDKAMPCFSIQVEKDRVMKCLELIQDLTLVSGTSAATAASEPHSPNGVLEAACLSYKSGEGTIGSCPNSSNISSPDAKRRKLDTTPIS; encoded by the exons atggcTGAAAAAAGCAATGAATGTGTAGCTTCAAATTTACTTCTTTGTAGAGAAACCAAGAATCTTTGCTTTGATGATCTTGATGATTCTTTGGTCAATAATGATgaccaaaaaaatcaagaaaatagtAAAGTTTTGAGCTTTAATGACTATGGTGGCAGATCAATGGCATTGATTGAAGAAAGCTTTTGTTTTATGGTTGAAAAGGAAAAAGATTTTTTACCTAAAGATGATTATCTTAAGAGATTAAGAACTGGAGACTTGGATTTGAATCTTAGAAGAGAGGCTCTTAATTGGATTTGGAAG GCTCATGTGCACTATGGGTTTGGAGAGCTGAGTTTTTGTTTGTCAATAAATTACCTTGATAGGTTTCTGTCTTTGTATGAATTGCCA AGAGGTAAAACTTGGACAATTCAATTGTTAGCTGTAGCCTGTTTATCCCTTGCAGTCAAAATGGAAGAAATTGATGTTCCCTTGACTGTTGATTTACAG GTAGGGGAACCTAAGTTTTTATTTGAAGGTAAAACAATACAAAGAATGGAACTTTTGGTATTGAGCACATTGAGGTGGAGAATGCAAGCTTATACACCTTGCACATTCATAGATTATTTTATGAAAAAGATGAATCTTGATGAAATCCCATCAAGGCAATTGGTCCCTAGACCAATTCAACTAATATTAAGAACCATAAAAG GTATTGACTTCTTGGAATTCAGGCCTTCTGAAATTGCAGCAGCAGTGGCGATTTCTGTTTCAGGGGAAAGGTCACAAGCAATTGACATTGATAAGGCAATGCCTTGCTTCTCCATACAAGTAGAAAAG GACAGAGTGATGAAGTGCCTTGAACTGATTCAAGATTTGACATTGGTTAGTGGGACTAGTGCTGCCACTGCTGCATCAGAACCTCATAGTCCCAATGGGGTGTTGGAAGCTGCTTGTTTGAGCTATAAAAGTGGTGAAGGAACAATTGGCTCATGTCCAAATTCATCAAACATTAGTAGTCCAGATGCTAAAAGGAGGAAACTTGATACAACACCAATCTCTTGA